Proteins encoded together in one Vigna angularis cultivar LongXiaoDou No.4 chromosome 5, ASM1680809v1, whole genome shotgun sequence window:
- the LOC108340154 gene encoding protein BEARSKIN2, translating into MASSNGGVPPGFRFHPTDEELLHYYLKKKVSFQKFDMDVIREVDLNKMEPWDLQERCRIGSTPQNEWYFFSHKDRKYPTGSRTNRATNAGFWKATGRDKCIRNSYKKIGMRKTLVFYKGRAPHGQKTDWIMHEYRLEDANDPQGSANEDGWVVCRVFKKKNLFKIGNEGGSTHNPDQQMNNSSSTNGRSFIHRENHYLLHQHQNHRNSPGLELDKPELALHYPHLQNPQYSLFQSQNLLQTQKPMVFDYSYASSLPSDTPVMAKQLMGNPRECESGSEGLRYQVSESGIEVGSCEPNQEVGGGRGEGINEWGVLDRLVTSHLGNEESNKGVRFEETNPQSVHQINQLSLRGEMDFWAYGGKQ; encoded by the exons ATGGCTTCCTCTAATGGTGGTGTGCCGCCGGGATTTAGGTTTCATCCGACGGATGAAGAGCTTCTTCATTACTACTTGAAGAAGAAGGTCTCCTTTCAGAAGTTTGACATGGATGTTATTCGAGAGGTCGACTTGAACAAGATGGAGCCTTGGGATTTGCAAG AAAGATGTAGAATTGGATCAACTCCACAGAACGAGTGGTATTTCTTCAGTCACAAGGATAGAAAGTACCCTACAGGTTCAAGGACTAATAGAGCAACGAATGCAGGGTTTTGGAAAGCAACAGGAAGAGACAAGTGCATTAGGAACAGCTACAAGAAGATTGGAATGAGAAAAACCCTTGTGTTTTACAAAGGAAGAGCTCCTCATGGACAAAAGACCGATTGGATCATGCATGAGTATCGTCTAGAAGATGCCAATGACCCTCAAGGAAGCGCCAAC GAAGATGGGTGGGTGGTGTGCAGAGTGTTCAAGAAGAAGAATTTATTCAAGATTGGAAATGAAGGTGGGTCTACACATAACCCAGATCAACAAATGAACAATTCCTCAAGCACTAACGGACGCTCCTTCATACACAGAGAAAACCATTACTTGCTACACCAACACCAAAATCATAGAAACTCACCAGGGCTCGAGCTTGATAAGCCTGAGCTCGCTCTCCATTACCCACACTTGCAAAATCCCCAATACTCACTGTTCCAGTCCCAAAACCTTCTTCAAACCCAAAAGCCTATGGTTTTTGACTACTCATATGCATCATCTCTACCTTCGGACACCCCTGTAATGGCAAAGCAACTTATGGGAAACCCTAGGGAGTGTGAGAGTGGCAGCGAGGGCCTAAGATATCAAGTTTCAGAGTCTGGCATTGAAGTTGGATCGTGCGAGCCAAATCAAGAAGTGGGTGGCGGAAGAGGTGAAGGAATCAACGAATGGGGCGTTCTTGATAGGCTAGTTACCTCCCATCTCGGGAATGAAGAATCAAACAAAGGGGTGAGGTTTGAGGAGACAAACCCTCAGTCTGTGCATCAGATCAACCAGCTTTCGTTACGGGGAGAGATGGATTTCTGGGCCTATGGAGGAAAACAATGA